From the Manihot esculenta cultivar AM560-2 chromosome 3, M.esculenta_v8, whole genome shotgun sequence genome, one window contains:
- the LOC110611809 gene encoding uncharacterized protein LOC110611809, with translation MASTSAVSMAMPLTSASPKRVLQSSEAFFNPLSVRTSKAMVASKSKSSGRFQVKASLKEKAVTGLTAAVLTASMVIPEVAEAAESGVSPSLKNFLLSIVAGGVVLVAIVGAVIGVSNFDPVKRS, from the coding sequence ATGGCCTCAACTTCAGCTGTTTCTATGGCCATGCCATTAACTTCTGCAAGCCCTAAGAGGGTTCTTCAAAGCTCAGAGGCCTTCTTTAATCCACTGTCTGTGAGGACATCTAAGGCTATGGTGGCTTCAAAATCAAAATCCAGTGGGAGGTTTCAAGTCAAGGCTTCCTTGAAGGAAAAGGCAGTCACTGGGTTGACAGCAGCTGTACTCACTGCTTCCATGGTGATTCCAGAGGTTGCCGAAGCTGCTGAGTCTGGGGTTTCCCCATCTCTCAAGAACTTCTTGCTCAGCATTGTGGCTGGTGGGGTTGTGCTCGTTGCTATTGTTGGTGCTGTCATTGGAGTATCCAATTTCGACCCTGTCAAGCGAAGCTAA
- the LOC110611807 gene encoding replication protein A 70 kDa DNA-binding subunit A produces MPVNLTPNAIAIINGGDVNSKPLVQVVDIKQIGSAQERYRLLISDSTSTQHAMLATQLNDRVKDGSVKKGSVIQLIDYICSEVQKRKIIVVLNMETIIPDCEIIGNPKLFTDMTAQKALPNGNSIQSAGVAYNNSSAQSYGNNMQSFQPPLSNLGYTVHSSRPPLTSQNHCNNMQSFRSTLGAQNHGNNAQSFQPTVQPPYRPPPSYRNHGAIMKNEAPARIIPITALNPYQGRWAIKARVTAKGDLRRYNNARGDGKVFSFDLLDSSGGEIRVTCFNAVVDRFFDVIEVGRVYLISKGSLKPAQKNFNHLNNEWEIFLEATSTVDLCPDEDGSIPQQQFAFKPISEIENAENNAILDVIGIVMSVNPSVPILRKNGMETQRRILNLKDSSGRNVELTLWGDFCNKEGQKLQEIVDSGVFPVLAVKAGKVSDFSGKSLGTISSTQLIINPDIPEAHGLKEWFDRGGHNAASLSISRDIMPGGSKNEIRKTVSQIKNEGLGRSDRPDWVTVSARITFVKTDTFCYTACPLMIGDRKCNKKVIRSGNSRWQCDRCNQELDECDYRYLLQVQIQDHTGLTWVTAFQEAGEEILGYPARELYLMKYELQDDTRFADIVRGRLFHQYLFKLKIKEEMYGDEQRVNMTVVKADKVNYSSESRYLLDFISKCPRY; encoded by the exons ATGCCTGTGAATTTGACGCCAAACGCTATAGCGATAATAAACGGCGGCGATGTGAATTCGAAGCCATTGGTGCAGGTTGTTGATATAAAGCAGATAGGTAGCGCACAAGAGAGGTATCGCCTCCTCATATCAGATTCTACCTCTACTCAGCATGCAATGCTTGCCACTCAGCTCAACGACCGAGTCAAGGACGGCTCCGTCAAGAAAGGATCTGTTATTCAATTGATCGATTACATTTGCAGCGAAGTTCAAAAGCGCAA GATTATTGTTGTGCTGAACATGGAGACTATAATACCAGACTGTGAAATAATTGGAAATCCAAAATTGTTTACTGATATGACTGCTCAGAAGGCATTACCTAATGGCAACTCAATACAGTCAGCAGGGGTTGCTTATAACAATTCTAGTGCCCAAAGTTATGGCAATAATATGCAGAGTTTCCAGCCTCCTTTGAGTAATCTGGGCTATACTGTGCATAGTTCAAGGCCCCCACTTACTTCTCAAAATCATTGCAATAATATGCAAAGTTTCCGCTCCACTTTGGGTGCCCAAAATCATGGTAACAATGCACAGAGCTTCCAACCAACTGTTCAACCTCCGTATAGACCACCTCCAAGTTATAGAAATCATGGTGCTATCATGAAGAATGAGGCACCAGCACGCATAATCCCCATTACTGCTCTGAATCCTTATCAGGGGCGATGGGCTATCAAGGCTAGGGTAACTGCTAAAGGGGATCTCCGTCGCTACAATAATGCCCGGGGAGATGGGAAGGTCTTCTCCTTTGACCTCCTTGACTCTAGTGGAGGTGAAATTCGAGTGACGTGCTTCAATGCTGTTGTTGATCGCTTTTTTGATGTTATTGAGGTAGGTAGAGTCTATTTGATTTCAAAGGGTAGCTTAAAACCTGCACAGAAGAATTTCAACCACTTGAATAATGAGTGGGAGATATTTTTGGAGGCAACTTCAACTGTGGATCTTTGTCCTGATGAAGATGGTTCTATACCACAACAGCAGTTCGCCTTCAAACCCATCAGTGAAATTGAGAATGCAGAAAATAATGCCATACTTGACGTCATTGGTATTGTAATGTCTGTTAACCCTTCAGTTCCTATATTGAGAAAGAATGGAATGGAAACTCAAAGAAGAATTCTGAATCTGAAGGATAGTTCTGGCAGGAATGTTGAGCTAACCCTTTGGGGGGATTTCTGCAATAAGGAAGGTCAAAAGCTACAAGAGATTGTTGACTCTGGGGTTTTTCCAGTTTTAGCTGTCAAAGCAGGCAAGGTTAGTGACTTCAGTGGGAAATCCTTAGGGACAATTTCTTCTACTCAGCTCATTATAAATCCAGATATTCCTGAGGCTCATGGCCTGAAAGAGTGGTTTGATCGAGGGGGGCACAATGCTGCTTCTTTGTCCATTTCCAGGGACATTATGCCAGGAGGATCTAAGAATGAGATACGTAAAACAGTTTCTCAGATCAAGAATGAAGGTCTTGGAAGATCAGATAGGCCAGACTGGGTCACAGTGAGTGCAAGAATAACTTTTGTCAAAACTGATACGTTCTGTTATACAGCTTGCCCATTGATGATTGGTGATAGAAAATGTAACAAGAAAGTGATAAGATCAGGAAACTCAAGATGGCAATGTGACAGATGCAATCAAGAATTGGATGAGTGTGATTATAGGTATCTTCTTCAAGTTCAGATTCAAGACCATACAGGATTGACTTGGGTAACAGCTTTTCAGGAGGCGGGAGAAGAAATATTAGGTTACCCTGCAAGGGAATTGTACTTGATGAAATATGAATTGCAGGATGATACCAGATTCGCAGATATAGTTCGGGGCAGATTATTCCACCAGTATCTATTCAAGCTTAAGATCAAAGAGGAAATGTACGGTGATGAACAAAGGGTGAATATGACTGTTGTTAAGGCAGATAAGGTGAACTATTCTTCAGAGAGTAGATATCTTCttgattttatttcaaaatgtcCTAGATACTGA
- the LOC110611038 gene encoding uncharacterized protein LOC110611038: MAAYDGAGNPREHILNYKIFMELQTLLDALMCKVFPTTLAGPARAWFNSLEAGSIRSFGDLATIFISRFIAGVPADRKTSYLETVRQRMNETLREYVACFNTEALQIPELDENRAVEAMQKGTTSPEFFGSLSRKPPTSLAELMKRAEKYIRQNDALVTSRFAKEATDRGKAPEERRPERQEKKQSKRPEQYRQPWDRRDQRPFPPRVPEQKPFPQRISENLTPFNASRAEKPEGERPQPNPTPERPRRAGAGPVNDGSSGTINMIVEGTGGQMSRRGKKRGRDGEGSSAEVMQVVEHSPVTISFSLEDAQGIQMPHDDALVVEVVIHNYRVKKVLVDDGSKVNLLPYRVFQ, from the exons atggcGGCTTATGACGGAGCGGGAAACCCAAGGGAGCATATCCTCAACTATAAGATtttcatggagttgcagactctattggatgccttgatgtgtaaGGTATTCCCCACGACGCTCGCAGGGCCGGCACGGGCATGGTTTAACAGCCTGGAGGCTGGAAGCATCAGAAGCTTTGGAGATTTGGCCACTATCTTCATCAGTCGGTTCATTGCCGGAGTACCTGCGGACAGAAAGACAAGCTACCTGGAGACAGTCCGTCAGAGGATGAATGAGACTTTAAGGGAGTATGTCGCCTGTTTTAACACTGAGGCCCTACAGATCCCTGAGCTGGATGAAAATCGAGCTGTGGAAGCAATGCAAAAAGGGACGACCTCCCCagagttctttggctcgttaAGCAGGAAACCGCCGACCTCGCTGgcagagctgatgaagagggcggagaaatacataaggcagaaCGATGCCTTAGTAACAAGCAGATTCGCCAAAGAGGCGACGGATAGGGGAAAAGCCccagaagaaaggaggccggaaagGCAGGAGAAAAAGCAAAGCAAAAGGCCTGAGCAGTACAGACAGCCCTGGGATCGAAGGGACCAGAGACCCTTCCCCCCTCGGGTTCCAGAACAAAAGCCGTTTCCCCAGCGGATTTCAGAGAACCTGACCCCATTCAACGCCtctagagccgag aaaccagagGGAGAAAGGCCTCAGCCAAACCCTACACCAGAAAGACCCCGGAGAGCTGGAGCAGGACCGGTGAATGACggctccagtgggaccatcaacatgattgtggaAGGAACTGGAGGTCAGATGAGCCGAAGGGGAAAGAAGAGAGGCCGAGACGGGGAGGGCAGCAGTGCCGAGGTCATGCAGGTAGTTGAACATTCTCCAGTgaccatctccttctctctAGAGGATGcccagggcattcagatgcctcaCGACGATGCTCTTGTTGTCGAAGTCGTCATCCACAACTACCGAGTGAAGAAGGTTCTCGTCGACGACGGAAGCAAAGTGAATTTATTACCATACAGGGTCTTCCAGTAG
- the LOC110611870 gene encoding 40S ribosomal protein S3-3, with translation MATQISKKRKFVADGVFFAELNEVLTRELAEDGYSGVEVRVTPMRTEIIIRATRTQNVLGEKGRRIRELTSVVQKRFKFPENSVELYAEKVNNRGLCAIAQAESLRYKLLGGLAVRRACYGVLRFVMESGAKGCEVIVSGKLRAQRAKSMKFKDGYMISSGQPVKDYIDSAVRHVLLRQGVLGIKVKIMLDWDPKGKQGPTTPLPDLVTIHPPKEEEEFLRPPPALATEIEVPVPVA, from the exons ATGGCGACCCAAATAAGCAAGAAGAGAAAG TTCGTCGCCGACGGAGTTTTCTTCGCCGAGCTTAACGAGGTCTTGACCAGAGAGCTTGCTGAGGATGGATACTCAGGCGTGGAGGTTAGGGTCACCCCTATGCGCACTGAGATCATCATTAGAGCTACCCGCACCCAAAATGTTCTGG GTGAGAAGGGAAGGAGGATCAGGGAGCTTACCTCTGTGGTACAAAAGCGATTTAAATTCCCAGAGAATAGCGTCGAGCTCTATGCAGAGAAGGTTAACAACAGAGGGCTTTGCGCTATTGCTCAGGCCGAGTCCCTTCGCTACAAGCTTCTTGGTGGTCTCGCTGTTCGCAG GGCATGTTACGGGGTGCTGAGATTTGTTATGGAGAGTGGTGCCAAGGGATGTGAG GTGATTGTCAGTGGAAAGCTAAGGGCACAGCGTGCAAAATCTATGAAATTCAAGGACGGCTACATGATTTCATCTGGTCAGCCAGTGAAAGATTATATCGACTCTGCTGTGAGACATGTCCTCCTACGACAG GGAGTTCTTGGTATCAAGGTCAAGATTATGCTTGATTGGGATCCCAAGGGAAAGCAGGGCCCAACAACTCCTCTGCCTGATTTGGTCACAATCCATCCCCCCAAGGAGGAAGAGGAGTTCCTACGACCACCACCTGCATTGGCAACCGAGATTGAGGTTCCGGTGCCAGTGGCTTAA
- the LOC110610799 gene encoding protein ELF4-LIKE 3 has translation MEGDTFSGLGNGTQIDGKILQTFQKNFVQVQNILDQNRLLINEINQNHESKIPDNLSRNVGLIRELNNNIRRVVDLYADLSSSFTKSMEASSEGDSSGALKSDAKAGHKRNRPA, from the coding sequence ATGGAGGGTGATACATTTTCAGGACTTGGCAATGGCACTCAGATAGATGGCAAGATCTTGCAGACATTTCAGAAAAACTTTGTTCAGGTTCAAAACATCTTAGATCAAAATAGGCTGCTCATCAATGAGATAAACCAGAATCATGAATCTAAGATCCCTGACAACTTAAGCAGAAATGTGGGTCTGATTAGAGAGCTCAACAATAATATCAGAAGAGTTGTTGACCTTTATGCTGATCTTTCAAGCTCCTTCACTAAATCCATGGAAGCTTCCTCTGAAGGAGATTCAAGTGGGGCTTTGAAATCTGATGCCAAAGCTGGTCACAAGAGAAATAGGCCTGCATAG